The following proteins are encoded in a genomic region of Candidatus Atribacteria bacterium:
- a CDS encoding folate family ECF transporter S component, producing MIISSHKITAMGLFIALSVILTRIASLRIAIGSVEGIRIGLGKLPIILGGIIFGPLAGGLIGGFSDLLGYFINPIGAYMPHFTLTSALTGIIPATILLITKKENVLHLTLAITVGQVITSMILIPYFLHILFGLSWKVLIPPRMVAEPIQIFIYTYAIRIILKRNILTTN from the coding sequence ATGATCATATCATCCCATAAAATTACTGCTATGGGTCTTTTTATTGCTCTAAGTGTAATTTTAACTCGGATAGCTAGTTTACGTATTGCCATCGGAAGTGTCGAGGGAATCAGGATCGGTCTTGGAAAATTACCTATCATCTTAGGAGGTATTATATTTGGTCCCTTGGCCGGGGGGTTAATTGGAGGCTTTTCCGATCTGTTGGGATATTTTATCAATCCTATAGGAGCTTATATGCCTCACTTTACCCTAACTTCTGCCTTAACCGGGATCATTCCGGCTACCATCTTGTTGATAACAAAAAAAGAGAATGTTCTTCATTTAACCCTGGCTATTACCGTAGGACAGGTGATAACTTCAATGATATTAATTCCCTATTTTCTACATATTTTATTCGGGCTTTCCTGGAAAGTATTAATCCCTCCGCGAATGGTGGCAGAGCCCATTCAAATATTCATCTATACCTATGCTATAAGGATAATTTTAAAGAGGAATATTTTAACTACCAACTGA